In one Bosea sp. RAC05 genomic region, the following are encoded:
- a CDS encoding efflux RND transporter periplasmic adaptor subunit: MSETAAAQTQAQTPPGSATLAIGRRLWARKGSIAVLLLVAVACLLGGLRWFYGPEVAVYPVVRTDLVKTVVASGHVETPFRVEIASQIIATVADVLVEEGQSVTAGQPLVALAPRELEAAVVQALATSAQAAARLRQMRELTLPAADQTLKQARATLANAEAAFQRAEGLATSGYGTRAVLDAATKDLDIARTLVRTAELQVFTATAGGADFVMAQTQLDQAQAALTETRARLGYATIAAPRDGILITRSVERGMVVAPGKALLVLAPAGAVQLVLQIDEKNIGLLALGQGAVASADAYGAQRFPATLSYINPSVDISRASVEVKLTTPNPPAYLRQDMTVSVDIQVERRNGVMVVPARTVHDPLSAKPWVLVVRDGRARMQAVRLGLRAADSIEILEGVVSGERLVPVAAGVRAGQRLRPVAS; this comes from the coding sequence TTGAGCGAAACGGCCGCAGCACAGACGCAAGCGCAGACACCGCCCGGCTCTGCCACCCTCGCCATCGGGCGGCGGCTATGGGCCCGCAAGGGCTCGATCGCCGTCCTGCTCCTCGTCGCTGTCGCCTGCCTGCTGGGCGGGCTGCGCTGGTTCTATGGCCCCGAGGTGGCGGTCTATCCGGTCGTTCGCACCGACCTCGTCAAGACTGTCGTCGCGAGCGGGCATGTCGAGACGCCGTTCCGGGTCGAGATCGCCAGCCAGATCATCGCGACGGTGGCCGACGTCCTCGTCGAGGAGGGCCAGTCCGTCACGGCCGGTCAGCCGCTCGTCGCCCTGGCGCCGCGCGAGCTGGAGGCCGCCGTCGTCCAGGCGCTGGCCACCTCGGCGCAAGCGGCCGCGCGGCTGCGCCAGATGAGGGAGCTGACGCTGCCGGCCGCCGACCAGACCCTGAAGCAGGCCAGGGCGACCCTGGCCAACGCCGAGGCCGCCTTCCAGCGTGCGGAGGGTCTGGCGACCTCGGGCTACGGCACGCGCGCCGTGCTCGATGCCGCCACGAAGGACCTCGACATCGCCCGGACCCTGGTCAGGACGGCCGAGCTGCAGGTCTTCACGGCGACGGCCGGCGGTGCCGATTTCGTGATGGCTCAGACCCAGCTCGACCAGGCCCAGGCGGCCCTGACCGAGACCCGGGCCCGGCTCGGCTATGCCACGATCGCAGCCCCGCGCGACGGCATCCTGATCACGCGCAGCGTCGAGCGCGGCATGGTCGTCGCGCCCGGCAAGGCCCTGCTGGTGCTGGCGCCCGCGGGCGCGGTGCAACTCGTCCTGCAGATCGACGAGAAGAACATCGGGCTTCTGGCGCTGGGGCAAGGTGCGGTCGCCTCGGCCGACGCCTATGGCGCCCAGCGCTTTCCGGCGACCCTGTCCTACATCAACCCATCCGTCGACATCAGCCGCGCCTCGGTCGAAGTCAAACTGACGACGCCAAATCCGCCCGCCTATCTGCGGCAGGACATGACCGTCTCGGTCGATATCCAGGTCGAGCGGCGCAACGGCGTGATGGTGGTGCCGGCGCGCACCGTTCACGATCCGCTCAGTGCCAAACCCTGGGTCCTCGTCGTCAGGGATGGGCGCGCCCGGATGCAGGCCGTGCGCCTGGGCCTGCGCGCGGCCGACAGTATCGAGATCCTCGAGGGCGTCGTCTCCGGCGAGCGGCTGGTTCCGGTCGCTGCGGGCGTGCGCGCCGGTCAGCGGCTCCGGCCGGTGGCGTCTTGA
- a CDS encoding cupin domain-containing protein: MKGFVDDIEELTENNADFRRVLYTGKHLQLVLMSLSPGEDIGEEIHADRDQFFRIEKGKGNVMIDGVSHKVKGDDAFLVPAGARHNLINIGDKPLRLYTLYGPPNHVDKLVQTSKREALSATETFTGKTTD; encoded by the coding sequence ATGAAGGGCTTCGTCGACGACATCGAGGAACTCACGGAGAACAATGCCGATTTTCGGCGGGTCCTCTACACCGGCAAGCACCTTCAGCTGGTCTTGATGTCCCTTAGCCCCGGAGAAGACATCGGCGAGGAAATCCATGCCGATCGTGACCAGTTCTTCCGCATCGAGAAGGGCAAGGGGAACGTCATGATCGACGGCGTGTCGCACAAGGTGAAGGGCGACGACGCCTTCCTCGTACCTGCGGGCGCCCGGCACAACCTGATCAATATCGGCGACAAGCCCTTGAGGCTGTACACGCTCTACGGGCCACCCAACCATGTCGACAAGCTGGTCCAGACCTCAAAGCGTGAGGCGCTGAGCGCGACGGAGACCTTTACGGGCAAGACGACCGATTAG
- a CDS encoding recombinase family protein, with protein MQTILYARVSTTDQTIAHQEKQARDAGFTLDRVISDDGVSGVTTRLVDRPEGRRLFDILRSGDVLVVRWVDRLGRNYADVTETIREFMRRGVVIKTIINRMTFDGATTDPMQQAVRDALIAFMAASAQAQAEATKAAQAAGIEHAKANEGNAYRGRKPSFTRAQMGTVRDMLAQGAGVSAIAQATGLSRQAAYRIKDDPAEAEAALMKWGM; from the coding sequence ATGCAGACCATCCTATACGCCCGCGTCTCCACCACTGATCAGACCATCGCCCATCAAGAAAAGCAGGCGAGGGACGCGGGCTTCACGCTCGATCGCGTGATTTCAGACGATGGGGTCTCCGGCGTCACCACCCGGCTTGTGGACAGACCGGAGGGCCGGCGCCTCTTCGACATTCTCCGCTCGGGAGACGTGCTCGTTGTCCGGTGGGTAGATCGCCTTGGGCGAAACTATGCCGACGTCACAGAGACCATTCGCGAGTTCATGCGCCGGGGCGTCGTCATCAAGACAATCATCAACCGGATGACCTTCGACGGGGCCACAACGGACCCCATGCAGCAAGCCGTGAGGGACGCCCTGATTGCCTTCATGGCGGCGTCGGCACAGGCCCAAGCGGAAGCGACCAAGGCAGCGCAAGCGGCCGGTATCGAACACGCGAAGGCTAACGAGGGGAACGCCTACCGGGGCCGCAAGCCGAGCTTCACGCGGGCGCAGATGGGAACCGTGCGGGACATGCTGGCGCAGGGTGCAGGGGTCAGCGCCATCGCCCAGGCGACGGGGCTGTCCCGACAGGCAGCCTATCGGATCAAGGACGATCCGGCGGAGGCCGAGGCGGCGCTTATGAAGTGGGGCATGTGA